From the genome of Chanos chanos chromosome 5, fChaCha1.1, whole genome shotgun sequence, one region includes:
- the LOC115812626 gene encoding aquaporin-8-like, producing the protein MAEQKLELSEVDSSLIDKPRKAPSRPPNKYEGKIQPCVAELVGTMFFVFIGCVSVIENVESAGRLQPALVHGFAVAVMVACMAEISGSHFNPPFTIAIYLCGGMQLGMVVPYLASQVLGGILGAGMAKMMTPRENYMNATGAAFTILQTEDQLAGAIFGEIAMTCLITMVVLLGAVNDKTKSPMVPFMVGCTVIINVLAGGDVSGTCLNPARAFGPAVMTNYWTYHWVYWVGPIGGGLLAAALVRVLLGDEKIRVIMN; encoded by the exons ATGGCAGAGCAGAAGCTGGAACTCAGTGAGGTGGATAGTAGTTTAATTGACAAACCCAGAAAAGCTCCCTCCAGACCTCCAAATAAATATGAAGGAAAAATCCAGCCATGTGTCGCTGAGCTGGTGGGAACAATGTTCTTTGTCTTCattggctgtgtgtctgttattgaGAATGTGGAGTCTGCAGGCAGACTACAGCCAGCTTTGGTGCATGGTTTTGCAGTGGCTGTAATGGTGGCATGCATGGCTGAGATCAG TGGATCTCATTTTAACCCTCCATTCACTATTGCCATCTACTTATGTGGAGGGATGCAGCTGGGAATGGTAGTCCCTTATCTGGCCAGTCAGGTCCTTGGAGGCATACTGGGTGCTGGAATGGCAAAG atgatGACACCAAGGGAGAACTACATGAATGCTACAGGTGCTGCCTTCACAATTCTTCAAACGGAAGATCAGCTGGCAGGAGCCATCTTCGGTGAAATTGCTATGACATGCCTGATTACCATGGTAGTACTCCTGGGGGCAGTCAACGATAAAACCAAAAGTCCTATGGTGCCTTTTATGGTGGGCTGCACTGTCATCATCAATGTCTTGGCCGG AGGGGATGTGTCCGGCACCTGTCTGAATCCTGCGAGAGCCTTCGGGCCGGCGGTGATGACCAACTACTGGACCTATCATTGGGTATATTGGGTCGGCCCTATTGGCGGAGGTTTACTGGCCGCAGCGCTGGTTCG AGTATTGCTTGGAGATGAGAAGATTCGGGTCATAATGAACTGA
- the aqp8a.1 gene encoding aquaporin-8a.1 — MTTEESKSEFFTITTGDTAEANQEPRRTVTIFERYIQPCVAELVGSTLFIFIGCVSVIGNVGVAGSIQPALAHGLALGIAITVFGEISGAHFNPAVSVCVYLVGGMELMLLVPYIVAQLAGGLIAAGLAKLVSSNVAFEIATGAAFTTVKSNSEIGMATVAEMIMTLFLTMVVSMGAVNGRTRTPLVPFCIGLTVTADILAGGGISGACMNPARAFGPAVVANYWTYHWIYWVGPLAGALLTVSIVRLLTGDRKMRVLWK, encoded by the exons ATGACTACAGAAGAATCAAAGTCAGAGTTTTTTACCATAACCACTGGAGACACAGCAGAGGCAAACCAGGAGCCGAGACGCACAGTCACTATTTTTGAGCGCTACATCCAGCCATGTGTGGCCGAACTCGTGGGCTCTAccctcttcatcttcatcgGCTGTGTCTCCGTCATCGGGAATGTTGGCGTTGCTGGTAGCATTCAGCCCGCATTGGCACATGGACTGGCATTGGGAATTGCAATCACTGTGTTTGGGGAGATCAG cGGTGCCCATTTCAACCCAGcagtatctgtatgtgtgtatcttgtTGGTGGCATGGAACTGATGCTGCTTGTGCCGTATATAGTTGCCCAGTTAGCTGGAGGACTCATTGCAGCTGGTCTCGCTAAA CTTGTATCTTCAAACGTTGCTTTTGAAATCGCGACCGGAGCGGCGTTTACCACGGTGAAGTCTAATTCTGAAATTGGTATGGCGACAGTGGCAGAAATGATCATGACTCTGTTCTTGACCATGGTTGTCAGCATGGGGGCTGTTAACGGGAGGACACGAACTCCTCTCGTTCCTTTCTGCATCGGACTCACTGTGACAGCGGACATCCTAGCTGG aggCGGGATCTCTGGAGCTTGTATGAATCCAGCTCGAGCCTTTGGCCCTGCAGTCGTTGCCAATTATTGGACTTACCACTGgatctactgggttggacctcTGGCTGGAGCTCTGTTAACTGTCAGTATTGTAAG GTTGCTGACGGGCGATAGGAAAATGCGTGTCTTATGGAAATAG
- the LOC115812625 gene encoding aquaporin-8-like produces MAEQKLELSEVDSSLIDKPRKAPSRLPNKYEGKIQPCVAELVGTMFFVFIGCASVIENVESAGRLQPALAHGFAVAVMVACMAKISGSHFNPTVTIAIYLCGRMQLGMVVPYLASQVLGGILGAGMAKMMTPRENYMNATGAAFTILQTEDQLAGAIFGEIAMTCLITMVVLLGAVNDKTKNPMVPFMAGCTVINNILVGGGVSGTCLNPARAFGPAVMTNYWNYHWVYWVGPIGGGLLAATLVRVLLGDEKIRVIMN; encoded by the exons ATGGCAGAGCAGAAGCTGGAACTCAGTGAGGTGGATAGTAGTTTAATTGACAAACCCAGAAAAGCTCCCTCCAGACTTCCAAATAAATATGAAGGAAAAATCCAGCCATGTGTCGCTGAGCTGGTGGGAACAATGTTCTTTGTCTTCATTGGCTGTGCGTCTGTTATTGAGAATGTGGAGTCTGCAGGCAGACTACAGCCAGCACTGGCTCATGGTTTTGCAGTGGCTGTAATGGTGGCATGTATGGCTAAGATCAG TGGATCTCATTTTAACCCTACAGTCACTATTGCCATCTACTTATGTGGAAGAATGCAGCTGGGAATGGTAGTCCCTTACCTGGCCAGTCAGGTCCTTGGAGGTATACTGGGTGCTGGAATGGCAAAG atgaTGACACCAAGGGAGAACTACATGAATGCTACAGGTGCTGCCTTCACAATTCTTCAAACGGAAGATCAGCTGGCAGGAGCCATCTTCGGTGAAATTGCTATGACATGCCTGATTACCATGGTAGTGCTCCTGGGGGCAGTCAACGATAAAACCAAAAATCCCATGGTACCTTTTATGGCGGGCTGCACCGTCATCAACAATATCTTGGTCGG AGGGGGTGTGTCCGGCACCTGTCTGAATCCTGCGAGAGCCTTCGGACCAGCAGTGATGACCAACTACTGGAACTATCATTGGGTATATTGGGTCGGCCCTATTGGCGGAGGTTTACTGGCCGCAACACTGGTTCG AGTACTGCTTGGAGATGAGAAGATTCGGGTCATAATGAACTGA
- the LOC115811743 gene encoding hemoglobin subunit alpha-like: protein MSLSAKDKATVKALWAKVSAKAEEIGNEALSRMLTVYPQTKTYFSHWPDLRPGSAPVRNHGKKVMAGLGDAVAKIDDLSGGLLSLSELHAFQLRVDPANFKILAHNILVVLAIYFPEEFTPEAHMSVDKFLAGVALALSERYR from the exons ATGAGTCTTTCTGCAAAGGACAAGGCTACAGTGAAAGCCCTTTGGGCTAAGGTTTCTGCAAAGGCAGAAGAAATTGGCAACGAGGCGTTGTCCAG aATGCTAACAGTCTATCCTCAGACAAAGACTTACTTTTCACACTGGCCTGACTTGCGCCCCGGATCAGCCCCAGTGAGGAACCATGGCAAAAAGGTCATGGCAGGACTGGGCGACGCTGTGGCCAAGATCGATGACCTGTCCGGCGGTCTCCTGAGCCTAAGCGAACTACATGCTTTTCAACTGAGAGTGGATCCAGCCAATTTTAAG ATTCTTGCCCACAACATCCTTGTGGTGCTGGCCATTTATTTCCCGGAGGAATTCACCCCCGAGGCCCACATGAGCGTGGACAAATTTCTTGCCGGAGTGGCCCTGGCTCTGTCTGAGAGATATCGCTGA